The Cloeon dipterum chromosome 3, ieCloDipt1.1, whole genome shotgun sequence genome includes a region encoding these proteins:
- the LOC135938589 gene encoding serpin I2-like codes for MDANTVSQSPMGAFGVNFYKAIGEQSGNLVASPLSAYFALAMVLMGARGKSESEMLRVLRLPAGLSAKNDIERLFAELTSHLNSMQQVELSLANRAFAAADIRIKPDYAKSLTKTFSSQIANVNFADRNTKKLINEWVEKATKNKIRNLFEEDFNSATRLVLVNAVYFKGSWKNAFDKKLTSSQKFKTGGSSVQVQMMSHPRKSYLYRNLEQFNAQLLELPYKGDELSMVIILPNKDDGLAELERSLGRSDIAELLSKASNTSNVIFSMPKFKIETSLKLNAYLQKMGLVDIFTKGANLTGIANESLSVSTVVQKAFIEVNEEGTEAAASTGIGIGLTSVPNFTVFRCDHPFLYFVTFKRLFTLFGGRVMNPAA; via the exons ATGGACGCCAACACGGTCTCCCAGTCGCCGATGGGCGCCTTTGGCGTCAATTTCTACAAg GCCATAGGCGAGCAAAGCGGCAATCTGGTCGCGTCGCCACTAAGCGCGTACTTTGCCTTGGCGATGGTCCTGATGGGCGCCCGCGGCAAGTCGGAGAGTGAAATGCTCAGAGTCCTCAGACTCCCTGCCGGTCTATCTGCAAAAAACGATATTGAGCGTCTCTTTGCTGAACTCACTAGTCATTTGAAT AGCATGCAACAGGTGGAATTGTCGTTGGCAAACCGGGCGTTTGCCGCTGCGGACATAAGAATCAAACCTGATTACGCCAAATCTCTGACGAAGACTTTTTCTTCTCAAATCGCAAACGTCAACTTTGCCGATcgaaatactaaaaaattaattaatgaatggGTCGAGAAGgcgacaaaaaataaaataagaaatctTTTTGAAG AGGATTTTAACTCCGCAACCAGACTGGTTTTGGTCAACGCAGTTTATTTCAAGGGGAGCTGGAAGAACGCATTTGACAAAAAACTGACGTCCAGCCAGAAATTTAAGACCGGTGGTTCAAGCGTGCAAGTCCAAATGATGAGCCACCCTCGCAAATCTTATTTGTACCGAAACCTGGAACAGTTTAATGCCCAACTTCTTGAACTGCCTTACAAA ggTGACGAATTAAGTATGGTTATCATTTTGCCAAATAAAGACGATGGATTGGCGGAGCTGGAAAGGAGTTTGGGAAGATCGGACATAGCTGAACTTTTGTCAAAAGCCTCGAACACAAGCAATGTCATCTTCTCtatgccaaaatttaaaattgaaacatctCTGAAGCTCAACGCCTATTTgcaaaaa ATGGGCCTCGTTGATATTTTCACGAAAGGAGCTAATTTGACAGGAATCGCGAATGAATCATTATCTGTGTCAACTGTTGTTCAGAAAGCATTTATCGAAGTGAATGAGGAAGGAACGGAAGCTGCGGCTAGTACTG gcaTCGGAATAGGACTCACTTCGGTTCCAAATTTCACCGTCTTCAGGTGCGACCATCCTTTTCTTTACTTTGTGACATTCAAACGTTTGTTCACCCTGTTTGGAGGAAGAGTGATGAATCCCGCTGcgtaa
- the mthl5 gene encoding probable G-protein coupled receptor Mth-like 5 — MLGPLLLLLLAGPLTAEVEQTMPLEVKKCCDIGSIMRSTMDHAAQCVADNETTQWAPVFTSEDGLRTSIHPKGGFNVLAPSLPLCNSTRVWPIFHYFDSEDRLVLLETGWLRHYIDRDMGERHYDYEPRLFCMEKYIGETGLEAQMAVVCAPKVEVNTEVKQLIMYLLDPIFHGINMVLLLITAIIYFILPQLRDLLGNFVTSLCMCLIVVYAADLVRLYRGFSEHVSFLAADIVFYVGLLATFFWLNSMGYYIWKTFRSRNVFLRVTDKRKYCYYSFYVWGSTLSMAAIALFCHFVLDLSNTNIPMSQRQLGFLGLSMFFLPIAFIVLVNVFFYVTTAQAIARMTTYGRIHHKMKYNFNMFILLFTILTLAWICKLMSQLPYDTLIYIDVFAMLAQGVLVFAVCVCQPRVMYLLRRHFGSENCLFSCCRPPSEPTHTFDGDWGEEMMSMHPM; from the exons ATGCTGGGCCCactgctcctgctgctgctggccgggCCGTTGACGGCCGAGGTCGAGCAGACGATGCCTCTGGAG gtaaaaaaatgctgtgaCATCGGCTCAATTATGCGGTCGACCATGGACCACGCTGCTCAGTGCGTGGCGGACAATGAGACTACACAGTGGGCGCCGGTCTTCACCTCTGAGGATGGACTGCGTACCAGCATCCACCCCAAAGGTGGCTTCAATGTTCTAGCGCCCTCCTTGCCTTTGTGCAACTCAACCAGGGTATGGCCCATCTTCCACTACTTTGACTCGGAGGACAGACTCGTTCTGCTCGAGACCGGTTGGCTTCGGCACTACATCGACAGGGATATGGGTGAACGCCACTATGACTACGAGCCTAGATTGTTTTGCATGGAAAAGTACATTGGAGAAACGGGCCTTGAGGCTCAAATGGCGGTTGTCTGCGCTCCCAAG GTTGAAGTCAACACTGAAGTGAAGCAGCTGATTATGTACTTACTCGACCCGATCTTCCATGGCATCAACATGGTCCTCCTCCTGATCACAGCCATAATCTACTTTATTTTGCCCCAGCTGAGAGATCTTCTGGGCAACTTTGTCACCAGCCTTTGCATGTGCCTTATTGTTGTTTACGCTGCTGACCTGGTCAGACTATACCGTGGCTTCAGCGAGCACGTTAGCTTTCTTGCTGCCG ATATTGTCTTCTATGTTGGTCTTTTGGCTACTTTCTTCTGGCTGAACAGTATGGGCTATTACATATGGAAAACTTTTAG GTCTCGAAATGTCTTTTTGCGGGTTACTGACAAACGAAAGTACTGCTATTACTCGTTTTACGTCTGGGGATCTACTCTGTCAATGGCCGCAATCGCGCTATTTTGCCACTTTGTTTTAGATCTGAGCAACACAAACATTCCAATGTCACAGAGGCAATTAG gtttCCTCGGTCTTTCTATGTTTTTCCTTCCCATTGCGTTTATTGTCCTAGTCAACGTTTTCTTTTATGTGACCACTGCCCAAGCCATAGCCCGAATGACCACATACGGTCGAATTCACcacaaaatgaaatacaa TTTTAACATGTTCATCCTGCTCTTCACAATCCTCACCCTGGCCTGGATCTGCAAACTGATGAGTCAACTGCCTTATGACACGCTCATCTACATCGATGTCTTTGCCATGCTGGCCCAGGGAGTGTTGGTTTTCGCGGTCTGTGTGTGCCAGCCGAGAGTCATGTACTTACTGAGGAGGCATTTTGGGTCAGAAAACTGTCTCTTTTCCTGCTGCAGGCCTCCATCAGAACCCACGCACACGTTTGACGGCGACTGGGGCGAAGAGATGATGAGCATGCATCCCATGTAG
- the LOC135938587 gene encoding uncharacterized protein LOC135938587, whose product MDCIKPKRNILSIKPYKASTAKSNGEAPSESSIPGRFSKSKDTLEFNLDSGSTGNSYSTPKRGLSSTTEVKTPTDKPVVLEEEFSPIELFPYSQSQSAPIVQWDYNAVQRSSRTGLTRRSRPSSGSMPTIPEIKPPKRRTPSPTTEDMPPLKKQSQEGLNALQQHVKALQELVSSDEESSETEEDKLGLSIHQSLFISDKFERSTASPDPFDSAPNEVEIAETKDGEEKEICTLVATVPKLESTPEKEASPVQDMSLDLDESLLIACTEKVEREVRLSQQQQQEVAKPPAVQPAKKTSPKKNSTVSGLQRGRLQNLSCSSPKKKPMSPHKKPVVGPVKRHSDGKEFNPQWMEKIKSATSPLNNSMRASQSSEKSFHRNLFSNSQLKISLVAKNVAGQSNETKKTVTEQQKKEEQIQIKAAKQPAKNVNKSFDPFEDDSFDANLDELDAIEAQALTQLAASQKAPEPAVIKPVQTTVSSIPVKAPPKPMQPFPRHQSASFLPKVQPQLSKVGNSFSKPAFSVKPPANLAFKQQNNLNKPLTVMNKQPYSLQPRNQSVKAQQKPAATTVSNRVQGANPPATSSLKKSPLIRHKSADFTTRAPVATMSSKPTGGAQFLRHRSFEFGKVQSNAQQCTKQEIEMKRLEAKKRLERRKQQSLNV is encoded by the exons ATGGATTGTATAAAACCGAAGAGGAATATTCTGAGCATCAAGCCATACAAAGCCA GCACGGCTAAATCCAATGGCGAAGCTCCATCAGAATCTAGCATTCCCGGCCGATTTAGCAAATCCAAAGACACTCTTGAATTTAATCTTGATTCTGGGAGCACAGGCAACAGTTACAGCACCCCAAAAAGAGGATTAAGTTCAACCACAGAGGTAAAGACACCTACAGACAAACCGGTTGTTCTGGAGGAGGAATTCAGTCCAATAGAACTATTTCCTTACTCCCAATCTCAATCAGCTCCTATAGTTCAATGGGACTACAATGCTGTTCAGAGATCCAGCAGGACAg GTCTCACTCGACGGTCAAGGCCAAGCAGTGGCTCGATGCCAACCATTCCAGAAATCAAACCACCGAAAAGACGAACTCCTTCGCCAACAACTGAGGACATGCCACCACTTAAAAAGCAAAGCCAAGAGGGACTCAATGCTCTTCAGCAGCACGTGAAGGCGCTGCAAGAGTTAGTTTCAAGTG ACGAGGAGAGCTCTGAAACGGAAGAGGACAAGCTTGGGCTCTCAATACACCAGTCTCTTTTCATCTCTGATAAATTTGAACGCAGTACGGCCTCTCCTGATCCATTTGACTCAGCGCCAAATGAGGTTGAAATTGCTGAAACAAAAGAtggagaggaaaaagaaatcTGCACCCTTGTTGCGACTGTTCCAAAGCTAGAATCTACTCCTGAAAAAGAAGCGAGCCCTGTGCAAGATATGTCTTTGGACCTTGATGAGTCTCTCTTGATTGCGTGCACTGAAAAAGTGGAAAGAGAGGTGAGACTGagccaacagcagcagcaagaagtTGCGAAACCTCCAGCAGTGCAGCCAGCTAAGAAGACTAGTCCCAAGAAAAACTCTACTGTGAGTGGCTTGCAGAGAGGCCGGCTGCAAAATCTAAGCTGCTCCTCCCCGAAGAAAAAGCCTATGTCACCTCACAAGAAACCAGTCGTCGGACCGGTGAAACGGCATTCAGATGGAAAGGAATTCAATCCACAGTGGATGGAGAAAATCAAGTCGGCCACCTCgcctttaaataattccatGAGAGCTTCGCAGAGCAGTGAGAAAAGTTTCCATAGAAATCTCTTCTCCAACTCGCAATTGAAAATATCCTTAGTCGCAAAAAATGTGGCTGGACAGAGCAATGAGACAAAGAAAACAGTCACAGAGCAGCAGAAGAAGGAAGAGCAAATCCAAATCAAAGCTGCAAAGCAACCTGCTAAGAATGTGAACAAGTCCTTTGACCCTTTCGAAGACGACTCCTTTGATGCCAACCTGGACGAACTTGATGCGATCGAGGCCCAAGCCCTCACTCAATTGGCCGCTAGCCAAAAAGCCCCGGAGCCAGCTGTGATCAAACCTGTGCAGACCACCGTCTCATCTATTCCCGTTAAGGCGCCGCCGAAGCCAATGCAACCGTTCCCCCGACACCAGAGTGCCTCTTTTTTGCCCAAAGTGCAGCCACAGCTTTCAAAAGTGGGCAACTCTTTTTCAAAGCCTGCTTTCTCGGTTAAGCCACCAGCGAATTTGGCCTTCaagcagcaaaacaatttaaacaaaccgTTAACTGTGATGAACAAGCAGCCTTATTCACTCCAACCAAGAAATCAATCTGTAAAAGCGCAGCAGAAGCCAGCAGCAACCACAGTTTCAAACCGCGTCCAGGGTGCCAACCCGCCAGCCACAAGCAGTCTGAAAAAGTCTCCTCTCATCCGGCACAAGTCTGCAGACTTCACGACCAGGGCGCCTGTGGCAACCATGTCTTCAAAGCCAACTGGTGGAGCTCAATTTTTGAGACACAGATCTTTCGAATTTGGAAAAGTCCAATCAAATG CTCAACAATGCACCAAGCAAGAGATAGAAATGAAAAGATTGGAGGCTAAGAAGAGATTGGAGAGGCGCAAACAGCAATCTCTGAATGTCTAA